A single region of the Gossypium arboreum isolate Shixiya-1 chromosome 12, ASM2569848v2, whole genome shotgun sequence genome encodes:
- the LOC108459637 gene encoding uncharacterized protein C594.04c-like, whose product MSRSNFNNAVVSFLVPLPSILFYLYFVNHLQTNNGGASLSPLWSWCFHHPLLLANVLFFFNVNVLFWTIGHIQSSNWMIDLYWTVIPVMLVYYYATHPLAQFNLWRSKVVIMLTWVWSIRLTHNYFRRENWQWGAREDWRFTDMRRQYGRHWWWISFFAVYFSQQIFLIGICLPLYVVHSVDKPLNLWDFVAASVCLCGIVIAYFADTQLHDFVTTNSKLKQLGKPMVPNLDQGLWRYSRHPNYFGEQLWWWGLVVFAWNLGHGWTFVGALINSMCLAYVTVLVERRMLKQEYRAEAYRLYQKTTSACVPWFKSSVIAVKDKDT is encoded by the exons ATGTCTAGAAGCAATTTCAACAACGCCGTCGTATCATTTCTTGTTCCTCTCCCTTCAATCCTCTTCTACCTTTATTTCGTCAACCATTTACAGACCAACAATGGCGGCGCTTCTCTTTCTCCTCTTTGGTCATGGTGCTTTCACCACCCTTTGCTCTTAGCTAATGTCTTATTTTTCTTCAATGTCAATGTTCTTTTCTGGACCATCGGTCACATCCAATCTAGCAACTGG ATGATTGATTTGTATTGGACGGTGATACCGGTGATGTTAGTTTATTATTATGCAACACACCCATTGGCTCAATTTAATTTATGGAGATCGAAGGTTGTGATAATGTTGACATGGGTTTGGAGTATCAGGTTGACTCATAACTATTTTAGACGTGAAAATTGGCAATGGGGTGCTAGAGAAGATTGGAGGTTTACTGATATGCGTCGACAGTATGGTCGCCACTGGTGGTGGATTTCATTCTTTGCTGTCTACTTTTCTCAACAG ATATTTTTGATTGGGATATGTCTTCCACTCTATGTGGTACACTCAGTTGATAAGCCCTTGAATTTGTGGGACTTTGTTGCTGCTAGTGTTTGTTTGTGTGGCATTGTTATAGCCTACTTTGCAGATACACAGCTCCAtgattttgtgaccacaaatagCAAGCTAAAACAACTCGGAAAGCCTATGGTCCCTAATCTCGACCAAGGCTTGTGGCGATACTCGCGTCATCCGAACTATTTCGGCGAGCAATTGTGGTGGTGGGGACTGGTCGTATTCGCTTGGAACTTGGGACATGGATGGACCTTTGTTGGAGCTTTGATTAATAGCATGTGCTTAGCTTACGTTACCGTGCTTGTCGAGCGGCGGATGTTGAAACAAGAGTACCGAGCTGAAGCATACAGGTTATATCAAAAGACAACCTCAGCATGTGTACCTTGGTTCAAATCTTCTGTTATAGCAGTAAAAGATAAGGATACTTGA